The proteins below are encoded in one region of Pseudonocardia sp. DSM 110487:
- the crtI gene encoding phytoene desaturase family protein has translation MTYRVPGRTDHVVVVGAGLAGLSTALHLLGAGRQVTVLERADHPGGRAGRLDLRSPHGTYHADPGPTVLTMPELLDEAFAAVGEKRDERLDLVRLDPAYRARFADGSTIHVRTDAHAMAEEVRTTCGPAAAAGYERMRAWLTRLYEVEIDRFIGANHDSPLGLVGPDLARLAALGGFARLGPRVARMLPDERLQRIFSFQSLYAGVPPHRALGAYGVIAYMDTIAGVYFPRGGMRRVAQSLADAAVAAGAMIHYGRAATGLERRGGRVTAVRHTGAEGGERLPCDAVVLTPDLPVVHDLIGRAPRRPVPLRWSPSAVVLHAGLRTPRPELAHHTISFGAAWRRTFREIIDDGRLMSDPSLLVTRPTATDPALAPAGSELLYVLAPCPNLAHGGIDWARVGPAYRDELLAVLADRGMELRADLDVTSLVTPADWAAAGHAAGTPFSAAHTLAQTGPFRPRNLVRGLENAVLAGCGTTPGVGIPPVLISGRLAAQRITGAAHRRYTRARRVPTGG, from the coding sequence TTGACGTACCGCGTCCCCGGACGCACCGACCACGTCGTGGTCGTCGGCGCCGGGCTCGCTGGGCTCTCCACCGCGCTCCACCTGCTCGGTGCGGGCAGGCAGGTGACCGTGCTGGAACGCGCCGATCACCCTGGCGGGCGGGCCGGGCGGCTCGACCTGCGCTCGCCGCACGGGACCTACCACGCCGACCCGGGTCCGACGGTGCTCACGATGCCCGAGCTGCTCGACGAGGCGTTCGCAGCCGTCGGTGAGAAGCGCGACGAGCGCCTCGACCTCGTGCGGCTCGACCCGGCCTACCGCGCCCGCTTCGCCGACGGCTCCACGATCCACGTGCGCACCGACGCCCATGCGATGGCCGAGGAGGTCCGCACGACCTGCGGCCCGGCGGCGGCCGCCGGGTACGAGCGGATGCGGGCGTGGCTCACCAGGCTCTACGAGGTGGAGATCGACCGGTTCATCGGCGCCAACCACGACTCGCCGCTTGGTCTCGTCGGCCCCGACCTCGCCCGGCTCGCGGCGCTCGGCGGCTTCGCCCGGCTCGGCCCGCGCGTGGCCCGGATGCTGCCCGACGAGAGGCTGCAGCGGATCTTCTCGTTCCAGTCGCTGTACGCGGGCGTGCCGCCGCACCGTGCGCTCGGCGCGTACGGCGTGATCGCCTACATGGACACGATCGCGGGCGTGTACTTCCCCCGCGGCGGGATGCGGCGGGTCGCCCAGTCGCTGGCCGACGCCGCCGTCGCCGCGGGCGCAATGATCCACTACGGCCGCGCCGCCACCGGTCTGGAACGGCGCGGCGGGCGCGTCACCGCGGTCCGGCACACCGGCGCGGAGGGCGGCGAACGCCTGCCCTGCGACGCGGTCGTGCTCACCCCCGACCTGCCGGTGGTGCACGACCTGATCGGGCGGGCGCCGCGCCGACCGGTGCCGCTGCGCTGGTCGCCGAGCGCGGTCGTGCTGCACGCCGGGCTGCGCACGCCGCGCCCGGAGCTCGCCCATCACACGATCTCGTTCGGCGCGGCATGGCGCCGGACGTTCCGGGAGATCATCGACGATGGCAGGCTGATGAGCGACCCGTCGCTGCTGGTCACCCGCCCCACGGCCACCGACCCAGCGCTCGCTCCCGCCGGATCGGAGCTGCTCTACGTGCTGGCACCGTGCCCGAACCTCGCGCATGGCGGCATCGACTGGGCCCGCGTCGGCCCCGCCTACCGCGACGAGCTGCTCGCCGTCCTCGCGGACCGCGGGATGGAGCTACGGGCGGACCTCGACGTCACCAGCCTGGTGACACCCGCGGACTGGGCCGCGGCCGGACACGCCGCTGGCACCCCGTTCTCGGCCGCCCACACGCTCGCGCAGACCGGACCGTTCCGCCCGCGCAACCTCGTCCGTGGGCTGGAGAACGCCGTCCTCGCGGGCTGCGGCACCACCCCGGGCGTCGGCATCCCGCCGGTACTGATCTCCGGGCGGCTCGCCGCACAGCGCATCACGGGTGCCGCCCACCGGCGGTATACGCGGGCGCGCAGGGTACCCACCGGGGGCTGA
- the mptB gene encoding polyprenol phosphomannose-dependent alpha 1,6 mannosyltransferase MptB: MKPPSPVDGSTLPDTAAERAAAPSGAPDILDVPPPVEPAPAVRRSWRDQLGHPASQPLLLGFTAALMLLIGGFGAGGVLVHDPVLTNSPLGFWRYGHGRELASILMYGGVGLMVWAWILLGREVLAHRARGRAVLVTAAVWMAPLLFAPPLFTRDIFSYLAQGGLPLAGFDPYAVGPEALPGIFADNVHYFWQDTPAPYGPLFILIAKAVAWLTGDTIILGVVLMRLALLPGLLLFVWALPELTRRLGGRVSVALWVAVANPVMVIHMVGGGHNDLLVVGLLTAGALVALRGGHIAGIALVTGAMAVKASAAIALPFLVLVWAAHLSGSQRVRIAKAIAAGGAVFVAVFAACTLAAGVSLGWLPALSAPSMIVNWMSLPTAVGEFTHSLISMIVNVPKQPFINVARVLGGMLLVYIAVRQWWAARVGGPDAIRRAGVVLLATAVLSPAMLPWYVSWGMALLAAAAWSVRGLQITVFFSVMLTICYYSNGEDALYNPPYLIAWGLVGLLAAVSLVRPDPLHLSAGAWQRARQPFPAAVVDGAERGTS, translated from the coding sequence ATGAAGCCACCATCACCGGTCGACGGGTCGACGCTCCCCGACACGGCAGCGGAACGCGCAGCCGCGCCAAGCGGCGCGCCCGACATCCTCGACGTGCCGCCCCCCGTCGAACCCGCTCCCGCCGTACGGCGATCGTGGCGTGATCAGTTGGGGCACCCGGCCAGCCAGCCGCTGCTACTCGGGTTCACCGCCGCGCTGATGCTGCTCATCGGCGGTTTCGGCGCGGGCGGCGTGCTGGTCCACGATCCGGTCCTGACGAACTCGCCGCTCGGCTTCTGGCGTTACGGGCACGGCCGCGAACTGGCCAGCATCCTCATGTACGGCGGCGTCGGCCTGATGGTGTGGGCGTGGATCCTGCTGGGCCGCGAGGTGCTGGCCCACCGGGCGCGTGGCCGTGCGGTGCTCGTCACAGCCGCCGTCTGGATGGCGCCGCTGCTGTTCGCGCCGCCGCTGTTCACCCGCGACATCTTCAGCTACCTCGCACAGGGTGGCCTTCCGCTGGCCGGCTTCGACCCGTACGCGGTGGGTCCTGAGGCGCTGCCGGGGATCTTCGCCGACAACGTCCACTACTTCTGGCAGGACACCCCCGCGCCGTACGGGCCCCTGTTCATCCTGATCGCGAAGGCCGTGGCGTGGCTCACGGGCGACACGATCATCCTCGGCGTCGTGCTGATGCGGCTAGCGCTGCTGCCCGGCCTGCTGCTGTTCGTGTGGGCGCTGCCGGAGCTCACCCGCCGCCTCGGCGGCCGGGTGTCGGTGGCGCTGTGGGTGGCCGTGGCCAACCCCGTCATGGTCATCCACATGGTGGGCGGCGGCCACAACGACCTGCTGGTGGTCGGCCTGCTCACCGCGGGCGCACTGGTCGCGTTGCGCGGTGGCCACATCGCCGGGATCGCGCTCGTCACTGGCGCGATGGCGGTGAAGGCCAGCGCCGCGATCGCGCTGCCGTTCCTCGTGCTCGTCTGGGCCGCGCACTTGTCCGGTTCGCAGCGGGTCCGGATCGCCAAGGCGATCGCGGCGGGCGGTGCGGTCTTCGTCGCGGTGTTCGCCGCGTGCACGCTCGCCGCCGGTGTCTCGCTCGGCTGGCTGCCGGCCCTGAGCGCACCGTCGATGATCGTCAACTGGATGTCGCTCCCCACCGCGGTCGGCGAGTTCACCCACTCGCTGATCAGCATGATCGTGAACGTCCCGAAGCAGCCGTTCATCAACGTCGCGCGCGTGCTCGGCGGGATGCTGCTGGTCTACATCGCGGTGCGGCAGTGGTGGGCGGCGCGCGTCGGTGGGCCGGACGCCATCCGCCGGGCAGGTGTGGTGCTACTGGCCACCGCCGTGCTGTCCCCCGCGATGCTGCCGTGGTACGTCAGCTGGGGCATGGCGCTGCTGGCGGCCGCCGCGTGGTCGGTGCGCGGGCTGCAGATCACCGTGTTCTTCTCGGTGATGCTCACCATCTGCTACTACTCCAACGGCGAGGACGCGCTCTACAACCCGCCCTACCTCATCGCATGGGGGCTGGTGGGCCTGCTCGCGGCCGTGTCGCTCGTGCGCCCCGACCCGCTGCACCTGTCGGCGGGCGCTTGGCAACGGGCCCGGCAGCCGTTCCCCGCGGCCGTCGTCGACGGTGCCGAACGCGGCACGAGCTGA
- a CDS encoding phytoene/squalene synthase family protein, which translates to MPNAARAELAAAGITDPALRAGYAVCRALNAHHGRTYFLATRLLPAARRPAVHALYGFARYADEIVDDLGDTRPAAEKAAELDALGLRLQRALAGAPAEHPVLAAVADTARRYALDPAHFADFLASMRMDTEITEYATFDELGRYMHGSAAVIGLLMLPVLGTTVPREEAEEPAAALGVAFQLTNFLRDVGEDLDRGRVYLPTEELAAFGVDRELLASCRRTRTQDPRVRGALAHLVAHTRAVYRRAAPGIGMLEPVSRACVACAFTLYRGILDEIAATDYDILNRRVSVPRRTRIAVAVPGLVRALAARIRA; encoded by the coding sequence GTGCCGAACGCGGCACGAGCTGAGCTCGCCGCCGCCGGGATCACCGACCCGGCGCTACGGGCCGGCTACGCCGTCTGCCGGGCGCTGAACGCCCACCACGGGCGCACGTACTTCCTCGCAACGCGGCTGCTCCCGGCCGCGCGGCGGCCGGCCGTGCACGCGCTGTACGGGTTCGCGCGGTACGCCGACGAGATCGTCGACGACCTCGGCGACACCCGCCCCGCCGCCGAGAAGGCGGCCGAGCTCGACGCGCTGGGCCTCCGGTTGCAGCGGGCGCTGGCCGGGGCTCCCGCGGAACACCCGGTACTCGCCGCCGTCGCCGACACCGCCCGGCGGTACGCGCTCGATCCCGCCCACTTCGCCGACTTCCTCGCGTCGATGCGGATGGACACCGAGATCACGGAGTACGCCACGTTCGACGAGCTGGGCCGGTACATGCACGGCTCGGCGGCGGTGATCGGCCTGCTGATGCTGCCCGTCCTCGGCACGACGGTGCCGAGGGAGGAGGCCGAGGAACCGGCCGCGGCGCTCGGCGTGGCGTTCCAGCTCACGAACTTCCTGCGCGACGTCGGCGAGGACCTCGACCGGGGCCGCGTCTACCTGCCCACCGAGGAGCTCGCGGCGTTCGGGGTCGACCGCGAGCTACTGGCCTCCTGCCGCCGCACGCGTACGCAGGACCCGCGGGTGCGCGGGGCACTGGCCCACCTCGTGGCGCACACCCGTGCGGTCTACCGCCGCGCGGCACCCGGGATCGGGATGCTCGAACCGGTGTCGCGCGCGTGCGTTGCCTGTGCGTTCACCCTCTACCGCGGCATCCTCGACGAGATCGCGGCCACCGACTACGACATCCTGAACCGCCGTGTCTCGGTCCCCCGGCGCACCCGCATCGCGGTGGCCGTCCCGGGCCTCGTCCGCGCACTTGCCGCGCGCATCCGGGCCTGA
- a CDS encoding Rv2175c family DNA-binding protein, with the protein MNDVVGLSEDIATLPVAEVAQLLGQPVSRVHQLVRDGHLLSFRREGAVVVPTDFLGDDGAVIKGLSGTITVMRDGGYADPDILRWLFEEDDSLPGTPVASLRAGRHREVKRRAQAMAF; encoded by the coding sequence GTGAACGACGTTGTCGGCCTGTCGGAGGACATCGCGACCCTGCCCGTGGCGGAGGTCGCACAGCTGCTGGGCCAGCCGGTCTCCCGGGTACACCAGCTCGTCCGCGACGGCCATCTGCTGTCGTTCCGGCGCGAGGGAGCGGTCGTCGTCCCGACCGACTTCCTCGGGGACGACGGCGCGGTGATCAAGGGGTTGTCGGGCACCATCACCGTCATGCGTGACGGTGGCTACGCGGACCCGGACATCCTGCGCTGGCTCTTCGAGGAGGACGACTCGCTGCCGGGTACCCCGGTGGCCTCCCTGCGCGCCGGCCGGCACCGCGAGGTGAAGCGCAGAGCGCAGGCCATGGCCTTCTGA